One Amycolatopsis tolypomycina DNA segment encodes these proteins:
- a CDS encoding glycosyltransferase family 4 protein, with protein sequence MPELVVLAEQLLAPVPGGTGRYTAELLPALAKTAPPGWTVSSVVARHADVTAARLDGVDGPRVLRIPPRALVAAWQLGLRWWPGGDAVHAPTPFAPPRAPAGKTLSVTVHDTVPWTHPETLTARGVSWHRSMIARAARRASGLVVPTRAVADELAVLIDVDVPVRVVPHGARVPTGSAELDLPERYVLAVGTIEPRKGIDVLVDAVAALDGTALVLAGQPGWGGVDPVALAHERGLPADRLRMLGKVTDAELATALRRASVLAVPSLAEGFGLGLLEALAAGIPVVHTDVPALAEVAGGAGLMVPRGDAAALAAALREVLGSPSKAAELTRAGRERARAFTWRRAAEAVWAIHRRAHD encoded by the coding sequence GTGCCCGAACTGGTCGTGCTCGCCGAGCAGCTCCTCGCGCCGGTGCCCGGTGGCACCGGGCGCTACACGGCCGAGCTGCTCCCCGCGCTCGCGAAGACCGCGCCGCCGGGCTGGACGGTGTCCAGCGTGGTCGCGCGGCACGCCGACGTCACCGCGGCCCGGCTGGACGGCGTCGACGGCCCCCGGGTGCTGCGGATCCCGCCGCGGGCGCTGGTCGCCGCGTGGCAGCTGGGCCTGCGCTGGTGGCCCGGAGGCGACGCGGTGCACGCGCCGACGCCGTTCGCGCCGCCGCGCGCCCCGGCCGGGAAGACGCTGAGCGTGACCGTGCACGACACCGTGCCGTGGACCCACCCCGAGACGCTCACCGCGCGCGGCGTCAGCTGGCACCGGTCGATGATCGCCCGGGCCGCGCGACGGGCGTCCGGGCTGGTCGTGCCGACGCGGGCGGTCGCCGACGAGCTGGCGGTGCTGATCGACGTCGACGTCCCGGTCCGCGTGGTGCCGCACGGCGCCCGGGTGCCGACGGGATCGGCCGAGCTGGACCTGCCGGAGCGGTACGTGCTCGCCGTCGGCACGATCGAGCCGCGCAAGGGCATCGACGTGCTGGTCGACGCGGTCGCGGCCCTGGACGGCACGGCGCTGGTGCTGGCCGGGCAGCCGGGCTGGGGCGGCGTGGACCCGGTGGCGCTGGCTCATGAGCGTGGCCTGCCCGCGGACCGGCTGCGGATGCTGGGGAAGGTGACGGACGCCGAGCTGGCGACCGCGTTGCGCCGGGCGAGCGTGCTGGCGGTGCCGAGCCTCGCCGAGGGCTTCGGGCTGGGCCTGCTGGAGGCCCTGGCGGCGGGGATCCCGGTGGTGCACACGGACGTCCCGGCACTGGCCGAGGTGGCGGGCGGCGCCGGGCTCATGGTGCCCCGCGGGGATGCCGCGGCGCTGGCTGCCGCGCTGCGGGAGGTGCTCGGCTCGCCGTCGAAGGCGGCGGAGCTGACCCGGGCGGGGCGGGAGCGGGCCCGGGCGTTCACGTGGCGCCGGGCGGCGGAGGCGGTGTGGGCGATCCACCGGCGTGCGCACGACTGA
- a CDS encoding glycosyltransferase family 2 protein has protein sequence MRDVTANPATTVVVVTWRGAGHITACLDALAAQARPHRTLVVDNASDDGTAALLAAHPSHPQVIRLPRNTGYAGALAVALEKVQTPLMAWLNDDAEPAPDWLATLEDTLAKAPLAAAATSRLVRPDGTTQSAGVRLTADGHGADVTEPAGEVFGFCGGAALLRADALRSVHGVPADFFCYYEDTDTAWRLRLAGWDVVAAPDARVRHGHGVSSGLGSPEFHRWNERNRLLMLLRCAPREVAVNQLVRFAVLTAVLPLRGRPAAPNFRFGLRCRVLAEVVRRLPATLRTRRKITRRGALGRGAVWEAWAGL, from the coding sequence GTGCGGGACGTGACCGCGAATCCCGCCACCACGGTGGTAGTCGTGACCTGGCGGGGTGCCGGGCACATCACGGCCTGCCTCGACGCGCTGGCCGCGCAGGCGCGTCCACATCGGACGCTCGTGGTCGACAACGCCTCCGACGACGGCACCGCGGCCCTGCTCGCGGCCCACCCTTCGCACCCGCAAGTGATCCGGCTGCCGCGCAACACCGGCTACGCGGGCGCGCTCGCCGTCGCCCTCGAAAAGGTCCAGACCCCGCTGATGGCGTGGCTGAACGACGACGCCGAACCGGCGCCGGACTGGCTCGCGACGCTGGAGGACACCCTGGCGAAGGCGCCGCTGGCCGCCGCGGCGACGTCCCGGCTCGTGCGCCCGGACGGCACCACGCAGTCGGCCGGCGTGCGCCTGACCGCCGACGGCCACGGCGCCGACGTCACCGAGCCCGCCGGCGAGGTGTTCGGCTTCTGCGGCGGCGCCGCGCTGCTGCGCGCCGACGCCCTCCGCAGCGTCCACGGCGTCCCGGCGGATTTCTTCTGTTATTACGAGGACACCGACACGGCGTGGCGGCTGCGGCTGGCCGGGTGGGACGTCGTCGCGGCACCGGACGCCCGCGTCCGGCACGGCCACGGCGTCAGCAGCGGACTGGGCTCACCGGAGTTCCACCGCTGGAACGAGCGCAACCGGCTGCTCATGCTGCTGCGCTGCGCGCCCCGGGAAGTCGCGGTGAACCAGCTCGTCCGCTTTGCCGTGTTGACGGCGGTGCTGCCGCTGCGCGGGCGGCCGGCGGCGCCGAACTTCCGGTTCGGCCTGCGCTGCCGGGTGCTGGCCGAAGTGGTCCGGCGGCTACCAGCGACGTTGCGGACACGCCGCAAGATCACCCGCCGCGGGGCGCTCGGCCGAGGCGCGGTCTGGGAGGCATGGGCAGGCCTTTAA
- a CDS encoding glycosyltransferase family 4 protein, producing the protein MLIDATAVPADRGGVGRYVDSLVAALDADGARITVVCQPRDLQLYDRLAPRSRVVPASPATTTRTARLTWEQATLPRLARRLGADVVHSPHYTMPLATSAASVVTLHDATFFTDAVLHSSVKARFFRAWTATALRRATLCVVPSAATATELARVAPVRHASLEVIHHGVDSERFHPPSPDEVAAARAAIGLGRTPYVAFLGALEPRKNVPALIRGFARAVAGQPDAPALVLAGQPGWDTQVERALDAVPHRLRVIRAGYLPFGTLAGFLGGASLVAYPSLGEGFGLPVLEAMACGACVLTTRRLSLPEVGGDAVAYCGVGAGDVAAALSELLADPGRRAELATAAQQRAKEFSWATTAERHREAYAKAWSRHLRTR; encoded by the coding sequence GTGCTGATCGACGCGACCGCGGTTCCCGCGGACCGCGGCGGGGTCGGCCGGTACGTGGATTCGCTCGTCGCCGCCCTCGATGCGGACGGGGCGCGGATCACCGTCGTCTGCCAGCCCCGCGACCTGCAGCTCTACGACCGGCTGGCGCCGCGTTCGCGCGTCGTGCCCGCTTCGCCGGCGACGACCACCCGCACGGCCCGGCTGACCTGGGAACAGGCGACCCTGCCGCGGCTGGCCCGCCGCCTCGGCGCGGACGTCGTCCACTCGCCGCACTACACGATGCCGCTGGCGACGTCGGCCGCTTCGGTGGTCACCCTGCACGACGCGACGTTCTTCACCGACGCCGTCCTGCACTCGTCGGTGAAGGCCCGCTTCTTCCGCGCGTGGACCGCGACGGCGCTTCGGCGCGCGACGCTCTGCGTGGTGCCTTCGGCGGCGACGGCCACGGAGCTGGCCCGCGTCGCCCCGGTGCGGCACGCGTCGCTGGAAGTGATCCACCACGGCGTCGACAGCGAGCGCTTCCACCCGCCGTCGCCGGACGAGGTCGCGGCGGCGCGCGCGGCCATCGGCCTGGGCCGGACGCCGTACGTGGCGTTCTTGGGAGCTCTGGAGCCGCGGAAGAACGTGCCGGCGTTGATCCGCGGGTTCGCGCGGGCGGTCGCCGGGCAGCCGGACGCGCCGGCGTTGGTGCTGGCCGGCCAGCCGGGCTGGGACACGCAGGTGGAGCGGGCGTTGGACGCCGTCCCGCACCGGCTGCGCGTGATCCGGGCCGGGTACCTGCCGTTCGGCACGCTGGCGGGGTTCCTGGGCGGTGCTTCGCTGGTGGCGTACCCCTCGCTGGGGGAGGGGTTCGGGCTGCCGGTCCTGGAGGCGATGGCGTGCGGGGCGTGCGTGCTGACCACGCGCCGGCTGTCGTTGCCCGAGGTGGGCGGCGACGCGGTGGCGTACTGCGGAGTCGGCGCGGGAGACGTGGCGGCGGCGCTCAGCGAGCTGCTGGCCGACCCGGGCCGCCGCGCCGAGCTGGCGACGGCGGCGCAGCAGCGGGCCAAGGAGTTCTCGTGGGCCACGACCGCGGAACGGCACCGGGAGGCGTACGCGAAGGCCTGGTCCCGGCACCTGCGCACCCGCTGA
- a CDS encoding glycosyltransferase, which translates to MAQGDPQPLVSVIVVNYHGADDTITCLRALAEHDYPELELICVDNSTSRAEAARIREAVPQAQVVEAGRNTGFAGGCNLGAKHAKGTVLAFLNNDARPAPGWVSAAVAELRAQPRVAAVASKVLDWDGTGTDFVDGGLTWFGMGYKRHAGSPLADVPAAEHEVAKDVLFGTGSALFVRAGVFAELGGFDERFFMFYEDVDLGWRLNLRGWRVRYVPESLTYHRHHGTMGAVDAPETGRETFLLERNALAALYKNLSDETLVRALPAALALAVRRATARGELDATQLDLEHGVGPIESGEVAIPRTTLAGLLAIDQFVEQLPSLAESRAVEQAARVRTDADLLPLLRKALEPAYPLPRYLAAHEILVEAFGIEKAFGQRRKVLVLTGDALTERMAGPAIRAWNIALALSAEHDVHLVTTNPLATPPPAPFRVSAGKFRELEAPIEWADVVVLQGHVLELAPSLKKQHSGKIVVADLYDPMHLELLEQGKGIADDQRAADLAGVTRVLDAQLERGDFFLCASERQRHFWLGHLAAMGRLSPRLYDADPTTQSLLAVVPFGLPAQPPVRTGPGLRSSLGIGGTDHVVLWAGGVYSWFDPLTLVRAIEKLRRNRSDVRLVFLGMKHPNPEVAEMDIGTQTVRLADSLGLTGKHVYFNEQWVPYHERQNWLLDANCGVTTHYEHVETTFAFRTRVLDYLWAGLPIVTTDGDSFADLVRAERLGVVVPAEDDAALADALEKALYDEEFAAGCVERLAVVAQRFAWPEALKPLVEFCRDPRPAADRLPGSADLVRTPPTRGRAMLRRDLDLIREYLDAGGPAELARRVGGRAVKVAKQRLRRG; encoded by the coding sequence TTGGCGCAGGGGGATCCGCAACCGCTCGTCTCGGTGATCGTGGTGAACTACCACGGCGCCGACGACACGATCACCTGCCTGCGCGCGCTCGCCGAGCACGACTACCCCGAGCTCGAGCTGATCTGCGTCGACAACTCCACCTCTCGTGCCGAGGCCGCCCGCATCCGCGAGGCCGTCCCGCAGGCCCAGGTCGTCGAGGCCGGGCGCAACACCGGTTTCGCGGGCGGCTGCAACCTCGGCGCGAAGCACGCCAAGGGCACCGTCCTCGCCTTCCTCAACAACGACGCCCGCCCGGCGCCCGGCTGGGTGTCCGCCGCCGTCGCCGAGCTGCGCGCGCAGCCCCGCGTCGCCGCGGTGGCCAGCAAGGTCCTCGACTGGGACGGCACCGGCACCGACTTCGTCGACGGCGGCCTCACCTGGTTCGGCATGGGCTACAAGCGCCACGCCGGCTCGCCGCTGGCCGACGTCCCGGCGGCCGAGCACGAGGTCGCGAAGGACGTCCTGTTCGGCACCGGCTCGGCGCTGTTCGTCCGGGCCGGCGTGTTCGCCGAGCTGGGCGGCTTCGACGAGCGGTTCTTCATGTTCTACGAGGACGTCGACCTCGGCTGGCGGCTCAACCTGCGCGGCTGGCGCGTCCGGTACGTCCCGGAGTCGCTGACCTACCACCGCCACCACGGCACCATGGGCGCGGTCGACGCGCCGGAAACCGGCCGCGAGACGTTCCTCCTGGAACGCAACGCCCTGGCCGCGCTCTACAAGAACCTCTCCGACGAGACCCTGGTCAGGGCGCTGCCCGCCGCGCTCGCGCTGGCCGTGCGCCGAGCCACCGCCCGCGGCGAGCTCGACGCCACCCAGCTCGACCTCGAACACGGTGTCGGCCCGATCGAATCCGGCGAGGTCGCCATCCCGCGCACCACGCTCGCCGGGCTGCTGGCCATCGACCAGTTCGTCGAGCAGCTGCCGTCGCTGGCCGAGTCGCGGGCGGTCGAACAGGCCGCCCGCGTCCGCACCGACGCCGACCTGCTTCCCCTGCTGCGCAAGGCCTTGGAGCCCGCCTACCCGCTGCCGCGCTACCTGGCCGCGCACGAAATCCTCGTCGAGGCGTTCGGCATCGAAAAGGCCTTCGGGCAGCGCCGGAAGGTCCTGGTGCTCACCGGCGACGCGCTCACCGAGCGGATGGCGGGCCCGGCGATCCGCGCCTGGAACATCGCGCTGGCGCTCTCCGCCGAGCACGACGTCCACCTCGTCACCACCAACCCCCTCGCGACGCCGCCGCCCGCGCCGTTCCGGGTCAGCGCGGGCAAGTTCCGCGAGCTCGAGGCGCCGATCGAGTGGGCCGACGTCGTCGTCCTGCAGGGGCACGTGCTGGAGCTGGCGCCGTCGCTGAAGAAGCAGCACAGCGGCAAGATCGTCGTCGCCGACCTGTACGACCCGATGCACCTCGAGCTGCTGGAGCAGGGCAAGGGCATCGCCGACGACCAGCGCGCGGCCGACCTCGCCGGCGTCACCCGCGTCCTCGACGCCCAGCTCGAACGCGGCGACTTCTTCCTCTGCGCGTCCGAGCGGCAGCGGCACTTCTGGCTGGGCCACCTCGCCGCGATGGGCCGGCTTTCGCCGCGCCTCTACGACGCCGACCCGACGACGCAGTCACTGCTCGCGGTCGTCCCGTTCGGCCTGCCGGCGCAGCCGCCGGTGCGCACCGGGCCGGGCCTGCGCTCGTCGCTGGGCATCGGCGGCACCGACCACGTCGTGCTGTGGGCGGGCGGGGTGTACAGCTGGTTCGACCCGCTGACGCTGGTCCGCGCGATCGAGAAGCTGCGGCGCAACCGAAGCGACGTCCGGCTCGTGTTCCTCGGCATGAAGCACCCGAACCCCGAGGTCGCCGAGATGGACATCGGCACGCAGACCGTCCGGCTGGCCGATTCGCTGGGGCTGACCGGCAAGCACGTCTACTTCAACGAGCAGTGGGTGCCCTACCACGAGCGCCAGAACTGGCTGCTCGACGCGAACTGCGGCGTGACAACGCACTACGAGCACGTCGAGACGACGTTCGCGTTCCGCACCCGCGTCCTCGACTACCTGTGGGCGGGCCTGCCGATCGTCACCACCGACGGCGACTCCTTCGCCGACCTGGTCCGGGCGGAGCGGCTGGGCGTCGTCGTCCCGGCCGAGGACGACGCGGCGTTGGCCGACGCGCTCGAAAAGGCGTTGTACGACGAGGAGTTCGCCGCGGGCTGCGTCGAGCGGCTCGCGGTCGTCGCGCAGCGGTTCGCGTGGCCCGAGGCGCTGAAGCCGCTGGTGGAGTTCTGCCGCGACCCGCGCCCGGCGGCCGACCGGCTGCCCGGGTCGGCCGACCTGGTGCGCACGCCGCCGACCCGCGGCCGCGCGATGCTGCGGCGGGACCTGGACCTGATCCGCGAGTACCTCGACGCGGGCGGGCCGGCCGAGCTGGCGCGGCGCGTGGGTGGTCGCGCGGTGAAGGTCGCGAAGCAACGGCTCCGCCGTGGCTAG